The following proteins are encoded in a genomic region of Elusimicrobiota bacterium:
- a CDS encoding serine hydroxymethyltransferase, whose protein sequence is MPKTLADLDPELYAAIAREARRQSDNLELIASENYTSEAVLEAQGSLLTNKYAEGYPGKRYYGGCEFVDQAETLAIERAKKLFGAEHVNVQPHSGSQANMAMYLSVLKPGDGVMGLNLAHGGHLSHGHPMNFSGKYYKIIPINVRKEDELIDYDQAEKDAREQKPRILFVGASNYSRVIDWARLKKIADDVGALFSADIAHYAGMVAAGVYPSPVGLADFTTTTTHKTLRGPRGGMVMCKAVHAKALDSSVFPGEQGGPLMHVIAAKAVCFGEALKPEFKAYQLQTLANARRLSKGLQDRGFRIVAGGTDCHLFSVDLRPKNATGKEAEEALDKAGITVNKNAIPYDPQKPFIASGVRIGTPAITTRGMGEKEMDEVAELIDSALKVRTDDAALARVKQGVTALCRRFPIYPSMMEKLLAAK, encoded by the coding sequence ATGCCCAAAACCCTCGCTGACCTGGACCCCGAGCTGTACGCCGCGATCGCGCGCGAAGCGCGCCGCCAGTCCGACAACCTCGAGCTCATCGCCTCGGAGAACTACACCTCCGAGGCCGTGCTCGAGGCCCAGGGCTCCCTGCTCACGAACAAGTACGCCGAGGGCTACCCGGGCAAGCGCTACTACGGCGGCTGCGAGTTCGTCGACCAGGCCGAGACGCTCGCCATCGAGCGCGCCAAGAAGCTGTTCGGCGCCGAGCACGTCAACGTCCAGCCCCACTCGGGCTCCCAGGCCAACATGGCCATGTATCTCTCCGTCCTCAAGCCCGGCGACGGCGTGATGGGCCTCAACCTCGCCCACGGCGGGCACCTGTCGCACGGCCACCCGATGAACTTCTCCGGCAAGTACTACAAGATCATCCCCATAAACGTCCGCAAAGAAGATGAATTGATCGATTACGATCAGGCCGAGAAGGACGCGCGCGAACAGAAGCCGCGCATCCTCTTCGTGGGCGCCTCGAACTACTCGCGCGTCATCGACTGGGCCCGCCTCAAGAAGATCGCCGACGATGTCGGCGCCCTCTTCTCCGCCGACATCGCCCACTACGCGGGCATGGTCGCCGCCGGCGTCTACCCGTCCCCCGTCGGCCTGGCCGATTTCACGACCACGACCACGCACAAGACTTTGCGCGGCCCCCGCGGCGGCATGGTGATGTGCAAGGCGGTCCACGCCAAGGCCCTCGATTCGAGCGTGTTCCCCGGCGAGCAGGGCGGCCCTTTGATGCACGTGATCGCCGCGAAGGCCGTCTGCTTCGGCGAGGCCCTCAAGCCCGAGTTCAAGGCCTATCAGCTGCAGACCCTCGCCAACGCGCGGCGCCTTTCGAAGGGCCTTCAGGACCGGGGCTTCCGCATCGTGGCCGGCGGCACCGACTGCCACCTGTTCTCCGTGGACCTGCGCCCGAAGAACGCGACGGGCAAGGAGGCCGAGGAGGCGCTCGACAAGGCCGGCATCACGGTCAACAAGAACGCGATCCCCTACGACCCGCAGAAGCCGTTCATCGCCTCCGGAGTGCGTATCGGCACGCCCGCGATCACGACGCGCGGGATGGGCGAGAAGGAGATGGACGAGGTCGCCGAGCTCATCGACTCGGCCCTCAAGGTCCGGACCGACGACGCGGCGCTGGCGCGCGTCAAGCAGGGCGTCACCGCGCTTTGCCGGCGCTTCCCCATCTACCCGTCGATGATGGAAAAGCTCCTCGCCGCCAAATGA
- a CDS encoding low molecular weight protein arginine phosphatase, which yields MMNRVLFVCTGNTCRSPLAERLFLELSREAGLSMTAASAGTQAAYGMPLSRGAAGVLAEHGIGPVTHLARRVDKALLDAADAVYCLERDHRDELLVKFPDAKAKLLVLREAAGLSPADVEDPVGADAGEYRACAASIEEALKIIVRRESESYAQNPR from the coding sequence ATGATGAATCGCGTTCTGTTCGTTTGCACCGGCAACACGTGCCGTTCGCCGCTGGCCGAACGGCTGTTCCTCGAGCTGTCCCGTGAAGCCGGCCTCTCCATGACCGCCGCCTCCGCCGGCACGCAGGCGGCCTACGGCATGCCGCTGTCGCGCGGCGCCGCCGGCGTCTTAGCCGAGCACGGAATCGGCCCCGTCACGCACCTCGCCCGCCGCGTCGACAAGGCGCTCCTCGACGCCGCCGACGCCGTTTACTGCCTGGAGCGCGATCACCGCGACGAGCTCCTCGTGAAGTTCCCGGACGCCAAGGCCAAGCTCCTCGTCCTGCGCGAGGCCGCCGGCCTCTCGCCCGCGGACGTCGAAGACCCCGTCGGCGCCGACGCCGGGGAATACCGGGCCTGCGCCGCCTCGATCGAGGAGGCCCTCAAAATCATCGTTCGTAGGGAGAGTGAATCTTATGCCCAAAACCCTCGCTGA
- a CDS encoding response regulator, which translates to MIAQILVADDNPDITGLLDDYLSSKGNRVIVVNDGYQLAQKAGEHRPHLILTDIQMPGAYGSSAYQVLQKDEATKHIPVIFMSAHPLAKLAKLLPNDPKTRFVQKPVNLETLYELIKELLPLGGYCP; encoded by the coding sequence ATGATCGCGCAGATCCTCGTCGCCGACGACAATCCGGACATCACCGGGCTCCTGGACGACTATCTCTCGAGCAAGGGCAACCGCGTGATCGTCGTCAACGACGGCTATCAGCTCGCGCAGAAAGCCGGCGAGCACCGGCCGCACCTGATCCTCACCGACATCCAGATGCCCGGCGCCTACGGCTCGTCGGCGTACCAGGTCCTGCAGAAGGACGAGGCCACGAAGCACATCCCCGTGATCTTTATGTCGGCGCATCCGCTCGCGAAGCTCGCCAAGCTCCTGCCCAACGACCCGAAGACCCGCTTCGTCCAGAAGCCGGTGAACCTCGAGACGCTTTACGAGCTCATCAAGGAGCTGCTGCCCCTGGGAGGGTATTGCCCGTGA
- a CDS encoding cyclic nucleotide-binding domain-containing protein codes for MDAFTFLRERVALFAGVSDEHLTAVAVGSTLSAYKNGQTIMFKGATVDGLHVMAVGKAGVFIKPPTQPVVQVAELSSGDVFGETSIIENGTAGATIKCIEDGTYVLNIPQDAFRVLLAESPEFVARVKALIASRKAAGG; via the coding sequence ATGGACGCTTTCACTTTCCTGCGCGAGCGGGTCGCGCTGTTCGCGGGCGTCTCCGACGAGCACCTGACGGCGGTGGCGGTGGGCTCGACGCTGAGCGCGTACAAGAACGGCCAGACCATCATGTTCAAGGGCGCGACCGTCGACGGGCTGCACGTCATGGCCGTGGGCAAGGCCGGGGTGTTCATCAAGCCTCCGACGCAGCCGGTCGTCCAGGTCGCCGAGCTCTCGTCGGGCGACGTGTTCGGCGAGACCTCGATCATCGAGAACGGCACCGCGGGTGCCACGATCAAGTGCATCGAGGACGGCACCTACGTCCTGAACATCCCGCAGGACGCCTTCCGCGTCCTGCTGGCCGAAAGCCCCGAGTTCGTGGCTCGCGTGAAGGCCTTGATCGCCTCGCGCAAGGCCGCGGGGGGCTAA
- the mtnP gene encoding S-methyl-5'-thioadenosine phosphorylase, giving the protein MKKTKNSAKVGVIGGSGLYSSDAIKSPRELRLKTPFGAHSGPITLGDLDGIPCAFLPRHGKGHVVTPTEINQRANMWALKSLGVERVLAFSAVGSLKEELPPRTFVFPDQLVDRTKDRVQTFFGNGLVAHIALNPPFAPEQNRIVFDCAKELGIKSVLGGTYCCMEGPAFSTKAESEMHRSFGWSLIGMTAATEAKLAREAELVYSQVAMVTDYDCWKEGEEVHTEMVVANLHANSANAQKLMRLAVPRIAAAPLEPAFSQALKGALFTAPEARNKATLKKLDLLVRKYL; this is encoded by the coding sequence GTGAAGAAGACGAAGAACTCCGCGAAAGTCGGCGTCATCGGGGGCAGCGGCCTCTACTCCTCCGACGCCATCAAGAGCCCGCGGGAGCTGCGCCTCAAGACCCCTTTCGGCGCCCACTCCGGACCCATCACCCTGGGCGACCTCGACGGCATACCCTGCGCCTTCCTCCCCCGCCACGGCAAGGGCCACGTCGTCACCCCGACCGAGATCAACCAGCGCGCCAACATGTGGGCGCTGAAATCCCTCGGCGTCGAGCGCGTGCTCGCGTTCAGCGCGGTCGGCTCGCTCAAGGAAGAGCTTCCGCCCCGCACCTTCGTGTTCCCCGACCAGCTGGTGGACCGGACCAAGGACCGGGTCCAGACGTTCTTCGGCAACGGATTGGTCGCCCACATCGCGCTGAACCCGCCCTTCGCGCCCGAGCAGAACCGCATCGTCTTCGACTGCGCCAAGGAGCTCGGCATCAAGTCCGTGCTCGGCGGCACCTACTGCTGCATGGAGGGCCCGGCGTTCTCCACGAAGGCCGAGAGCGAGATGCACCGCTCCTTCGGCTGGTCCCTCATCGGGATGACCGCCGCCACCGAGGCCAAGCTCGCGCGCGAGGCCGAGCTCGTCTACTCTCAGGTCGCGATGGTCACCGATTACGACTGCTGGAAGGAGGGCGAGGAGGTCCACACCGAGATGGTCGTGGCCAACCTCCACGCGAACTCGGCCAACGCCCAGAAGCTGATGCGCCTGGCCGTGCCCCGCATCGCCGCGGCTCCGCTCGAGCCCGCTTTCTCGCAGGCGCTGAAGGGGGCGCTGTTCACCGCCCCCGAGGCGCGGAACAAGGCCACCCTCAAGAAGCTCGACCTCCTGGTCAGGAAGTACCTCTGA
- the pbpC gene encoding penicillin-binding protein 1C — MKRRLAAGLVLALSAAALKAALPRPAPLREGFVFSRAVYARDGRLLQLTLAADGRYRLWVPLREMSPVLVEATLLHEDRRFRYHPGVDPASLLRSAWTTYGAKTRRRGASTITMQLARLKYGIDSSRPAGKALQIARALQLELLHPKDRILEAYLNLVPYGGNIEGAGAASFAYFGKDVSRLDLSEAITLAVIPQNPVRRTMTRTQRADRRTLEEARRRLFARWLALHPGDARRGAALETPWEVRGPRDLPFDAPHFARRVLSRTREERIVTTLDLDAQKLLERLISGYVERRREHGIRNAAALLVDFTSMEVVAAVGSADHRDASISGQVSALTARRSPGSALKPFAYALAFDQGLIHPQSLLKDAPAAFGAYDPENFDGDFAGPLPAREALVKSRNIPAVALASRLAPPGLHGFLRAAGVDLPRPAEHYGLGLVLGTGETSMEDLARLYAMLGNGGELKPLRRAAADPKPPGARLLSQDAVFLTMDALRSSPRPRQAFREEWRAGVLPVYWKTGTSWAFRDAWAAGVFGRYALVVWIGDFRGESNPAFVGAEAAAPLFFDVSDALQARGPMRDEYALSRNGLTAVSLDVCAVSGAAPGPHCPRRAKTWFIPGVSPIAACDVHREILVDERSGRRACGHAGARAEVFEFWPSDLLRIFRQAGVPRRTPPAYDPACGLTDRSGRGTPPRITSPLSGVTYHAAAAEPGPIPLSAVADADARELYWFADGALVGRAIAGKPLFWTPRPGRSTVRVVDDQGRADAREVSVAFSE; from the coding sequence ATGAAACGGCGCCTGGCCGCGGGCCTCGTCCTCGCGCTGTCCGCGGCCGCGCTGAAGGCCGCGCTGCCGCGTCCCGCGCCGCTGCGCGAGGGCTTCGTCTTCTCGCGCGCGGTGTACGCGCGCGACGGCCGCCTGCTCCAGCTCACCTTGGCCGCGGACGGGCGCTACCGTCTCTGGGTGCCGCTGCGCGAGATGTCCCCCGTCCTCGTCGAGGCGACCTTGCTCCACGAGGACCGGCGCTTCCGGTACCACCCGGGGGTGGACCCCGCGTCCCTTCTCCGCTCGGCGTGGACGACCTATGGGGCGAAGACGCGCCGCCGCGGAGCCTCGACGATCACCATGCAGCTGGCCCGCCTCAAGTACGGCATCGACTCGAGCCGGCCCGCGGGGAAGGCGCTCCAGATCGCGCGCGCGCTGCAGCTCGAGCTGCTTCATCCGAAGGACCGCATACTCGAGGCCTACCTCAACCTGGTCCCCTACGGAGGGAACATCGAGGGGGCGGGCGCGGCGAGCTTCGCCTATTTCGGCAAGGACGTGTCCCGCCTCGACCTGAGCGAGGCGATCACGCTCGCCGTGATCCCCCAGAACCCGGTCCGCCGCACCATGACCCGGACGCAAAGAGCGGACCGGCGGACCCTGGAGGAGGCCCGCCGCCGCCTGTTCGCGCGCTGGCTCGCCCTGCATCCCGGAGACGCGCGCCGCGGCGCCGCGCTCGAGACGCCGTGGGAGGTGCGCGGGCCGCGGGACCTGCCGTTCGACGCGCCCCATTTCGCGCGCCGCGTACTCTCCCGGACCCGCGAGGAGAGAATCGTGACGACGTTGGACCTCGACGCGCAGAAGCTCCTCGAGAGGCTCATCTCCGGCTACGTCGAACGGCGCCGCGAGCACGGCATCCGCAACGCGGCGGCGCTGCTCGTCGACTTCACCTCGATGGAGGTCGTCGCCGCCGTCGGCTCGGCCGATCACCGGGACGCCTCCATCTCGGGACAGGTCAGCGCGCTGACCGCGCGGCGCTCCCCGGGATCGGCGCTCAAGCCCTTCGCCTACGCGCTGGCCTTCGACCAAGGGCTCATCCACCCGCAAAGCCTGCTCAAGGACGCGCCCGCCGCCTTCGGCGCCTACGACCCCGAGAATTTCGACGGAGATTTCGCGGGCCCCCTGCCCGCGCGGGAAGCGCTGGTGAAGAGCCGGAACATCCCCGCGGTCGCCTTGGCGTCGAGGCTCGCCCCGCCCGGCCTGCACGGGTTCTTGAGAGCCGCGGGCGTCGATCTGCCCCGGCCGGCGGAGCATTACGGCCTGGGCCTCGTCCTCGGCACGGGCGAGACGAGCATGGAGGACCTCGCGCGTCTCTACGCGATGCTCGGCAACGGCGGCGAGCTCAAGCCGCTGCGCCGCGCCGCCGCCGACCCGAAGCCGCCGGGCGCCCGGCTGCTGTCGCAGGACGCGGTATTCCTCACGATGGACGCCCTCCGGTCCAGCCCGCGGCCGCGCCAGGCGTTCCGCGAGGAGTGGCGCGCGGGCGTCCTGCCGGTCTACTGGAAAACCGGCACCTCCTGGGCCTTCCGGGACGCCTGGGCCGCCGGCGTCTTCGGCCGGTACGCGCTCGTCGTCTGGATCGGGGACTTCCGGGGCGAGAGCAACCCCGCCTTCGTCGGCGCGGAGGCCGCGGCGCCGCTGTTCTTCGACGTCTCCGACGCGCTGCAGGCGCGGGGCCCGATGCGCGACGAGTACGCCCTGAGCCGGAACGGCCTGACGGCCGTCTCCCTCGACGTCTGCGCCGTGTCCGGAGCGGCTCCCGGGCCGCATTGCCCGCGCCGGGCGAAGACCTGGTTCATCCCCGGCGTCTCCCCGATCGCGGCGTGCGACGTCCACCGCGAGATCCTCGTCGACGAGCGCTCCGGGCGGCGGGCCTGCGGTCATGCCGGCGCCCGCGCGGAGGTGTTCGAATTCTGGCCGTCCGACCTGCTGCGCATCTTCCGGCAGGCGGGGGTCCCGCGCCGAACGCCCCCCGCCTACGACCCGGCCTGCGGCCTGACCGACCGTTCCGGGCGCGGCACGCCGCCGCGCATCACCTCGCCCTTGTCGGGCGTGACCTACCACGCGGCCGCCGCCGAGCCCGGACCGATCCCGCTGTCCGCCGTGGCCGACGCGGACGCGCGCGAGCTGTACTGGTTCGCCGACGGGGCGCTGGTGGGCCGCGCGATCGCCGGCAAGCCCTTGTTCTGGACGCCCCGTCCGGGACGCAGCACCGTGCGCGTCGTCGACGATCAGGGGCGCGCGGACGCGCGGGAGGTGTCGGTCGCGTTCAGCGAGTAG
- a CDS encoding cyclic nucleotide-binding domain-containing protein yields MDALTYLRGHVPLFAGVNEENLTALAQSSELLSFKAGQTILFKGATVDGLHVVVSGQADVCVKASTKALVRVAALGPGEVFGEMSVVEMGTAGATIKASDEGAVILMIPQEAFRRVLQQDEGFAVRVNMLIVSRRTAPVSVPA; encoded by the coding sequence ATGGATGCCCTGACGTATCTTCGCGGCCACGTGCCGCTGTTCGCCGGCGTGAACGAGGAGAACCTGACCGCGCTCGCCCAGTCCTCGGAGCTGCTGTCGTTCAAGGCCGGGCAGACCATCCTCTTCAAGGGCGCGACCGTCGACGGGCTCCATGTCGTCGTCTCCGGCCAGGCCGACGTCTGCGTGAAGGCCTCGACGAAGGCCCTCGTCCGCGTCGCCGCGCTCGGCCCCGGCGAGGTGTTCGGCGAGATGTCCGTCGTCGAGATGGGGACGGCCGGCGCGACGATCAAGGCCTCCGACGAGGGCGCGGTCATCCTGATGATACCCCAAGAAGCCTTCCGCCGCGTCCTCCAGCAGGACGAGGGCTTCGCCGTGCGCGTCAACATGCTCATCGTCTCGCGCCGGACGGCGCCCGTCTCCGTCCCCGCGTAG
- the nagZ gene encoding beta-N-acetylhexosaminidase, with the protein MSDPGRLFMFGAYGLKPTRQTVSLFKSTGATGLLLLARNIETPAQTKAFVAELEQRLGRPLLVAIDHEGGWVLRFKSGVTPFPGNAALGRARDPKLAYAVGRQMARELAPLGIRMNLAPVLDVATEAYNPGIGIRSFGSDASLTSRLGAAFIKGMQDSGVSACAKHFPGKGAATVDAHVDLPTIGLPRAAFSRTHLAPFRAACAAGVDAVMTSHVRFPAFDKEVATFSTRIVRDVLRGELAYDGLVVSDDLCMGAITKRWPVAEATLKCLDAGHDVLMIAHDLQGMTDAVELLREAGAPAGQLEAADARITRLLHRRKAPAARLSDGAKLSARIAERAVMVVRRGKTALPVPLSRDTLVVVPDFREVRERFTFEGGPGGPEALVRRLAPGCAFARAPVVGKDLGRLPELANRAKRVLFLCFEAGRFPGQAAALRLLAGTAAAKTAAVLIRSSWDLDLCPKTMTVVDAAGYRLVSLEAALSRTLSRRNS; encoded by the coding sequence GTGAGCGATCCGGGACGTTTATTCATGTTCGGAGCGTACGGCCTCAAGCCGACGCGCCAGACGGTGTCCCTGTTCAAGTCCACGGGGGCCACCGGCCTCCTCCTGCTCGCGCGCAACATCGAGACCCCCGCCCAGACGAAGGCCTTCGTCGCCGAGCTCGAGCAGCGCCTCGGCCGGCCTCTGCTCGTGGCCATCGACCACGAGGGCGGCTGGGTCCTCAGGTTCAAGAGCGGGGTCACGCCCTTCCCGGGCAACGCGGCGCTGGGGCGCGCCCGAGACCCCAAGCTCGCCTACGCCGTCGGCCGCCAGATGGCGCGCGAGCTGGCCCCACTCGGGATCCGCATGAACCTGGCGCCCGTCCTCGACGTGGCGACCGAGGCCTACAACCCCGGCATCGGGATCAGGTCCTTCGGATCCGACGCTTCCTTGACCTCGCGGCTCGGCGCCGCGTTCATCAAGGGCATGCAGGACAGCGGCGTCTCCGCCTGTGCGAAGCATTTCCCCGGCAAGGGCGCCGCCACCGTGGACGCCCACGTCGACCTGCCGACGATCGGGCTGCCCCGCGCCGCGTTCTCGCGCACGCATCTGGCGCCCTTCCGCGCGGCCTGCGCGGCGGGCGTGGACGCGGTGATGACCTCCCACGTCCGATTCCCCGCCTTCGACAAGGAGGTCGCGACGTTCTCGACGAGGATCGTCCGGGACGTGCTCCGCGGCGAGCTCGCCTACGACGGCCTCGTCGTCAGCGACGACCTGTGCATGGGCGCGATCACCAAGCGCTGGCCGGTCGCGGAGGCCACGCTCAAGTGCCTCGACGCGGGCCACGACGTGCTGATGATCGCCCACGACCTGCAGGGCATGACCGACGCCGTCGAGCTGCTGCGCGAGGCCGGGGCCCCGGCCGGGCAGCTCGAGGCCGCCGACGCGCGCATCACCCGCCTGCTCCACCGCCGGAAGGCGCCCGCCGCCCGCCTCTCCGACGGCGCGAAGCTGTCCGCCCGGATCGCGGAGCGCGCCGTCATGGTCGTTCGCCGCGGGAAGACCGCCCTGCCCGTGCCCCTGTCCCGGGACACGCTCGTCGTGGTCCCCGATTTCAGGGAGGTGCGGGAGCGCTTCACCTTCGAGGGCGGCCCCGGCGGCCCCGAGGCCCTCGTGCGGCGCTTGGCTCCGGGCTGCGCGTTCGCCCGCGCGCCCGTCGTCGGCAAGGACCTCGGCCGGCTTCCCGAGCTCGCGAATCGGGCGAAGCGCGTGTTGTTCCTGTGTTTCGAGGCCGGCCGCTTTCCGGGCCAGGCCGCCGCCTTGCGGCTGCTCGCCGGGACGGCCGCGGCCAAAACCGCCGCCGTTCTGATCCGTTCCTCCTGGGACCTCGACCTTTGCCCCAAGACGATGACCGTCGTGGACGCCGCCGGCTACCGCCTCGTCAGTCTCGAGGCGGCGCTGTCGCGGACCCTGTCGCGGAGAAACTCATGA
- a CDS encoding threonylcarbamoyl-AMP synthase codes for MPDSISLTPDGTLSPENAARAGTAGKSTKLVVFPTESSYAVGSTGLIKAATRRVLQVKERSTLKPLAVLVHSTDAAKTWVEWTPLAESLAAKFWPGPLLLLLKPTAQGRLLTFPEYPTVAIRVPAHPAARAMIAASGVPWVYTSANKSGRPPRLDAASVLAELGADIDLLVDGGSVPAGDPTIVDATGDKPRVTKVGLIPAEAIMGAPAA; via the coding sequence ATGCCTGATTCGATTTCCCTGACCCCGGACGGGACGCTCTCGCCGGAAAACGCGGCCCGCGCCGGAACCGCCGGCAAGAGCACCAAGCTCGTCGTCTTCCCCACGGAGTCCTCCTACGCCGTCGGCTCCACCGGCTTGATCAAGGCCGCCACGCGCCGGGTGCTCCAGGTCAAAGAACGCTCGACGTTGAAGCCCCTCGCCGTCCTCGTGCACTCGACGGACGCCGCCAAGACCTGGGTGGAGTGGACCCCGCTCGCCGAGTCCCTCGCCGCCAAGTTCTGGCCCGGTCCGTTATTGCTCCTCCTCAAACCCACCGCCCAGGGCCGCCTTCTGACGTTCCCCGAGTACCCGACCGTCGCCATCCGCGTCCCCGCGCACCCGGCCGCCCGCGCGATGATCGCCGCCTCCGGCGTGCCCTGGGTCTACACCAGCGCCAACAAGTCCGGCCGGCCGCCGAGGCTCGACGCCGCCTCCGTCCTCGCCGAGCTGGGCGCGGACATCGACCTCCTCGTCGACGGCGGCTCCGTCCCGGCGGGCGACCCGACCATCGTCGACGCCACCGGAGACAAGCCCCGCGTGACCAAGGTCGGCCTGATCCCCGCCGAGGCGATCATGGGGGCCCCTGCCGCATGA
- a CDS encoding GAF domain-containing protein — MVGLFWWAAGLCVVLLAALALTLRRLYSLEASQPARLPAPPRAPEGWSKLDELLNMLLALQENGVSHSGAISREEFGRAVLDCACQLMKCDRGSVMNWDEREGCLKIVAARSLTTESSQKLFLRPGEGVAGKAFASGQPIFVADPANDPRYLAPASGDVEPFVSIPLLVKGKPIGVLNLHAKVGAEPFSDYNVKFLSILAGEAAVMLHNMDMFDNLQIFYLEMVQTLARAVDSKDAYTAEHSDRARVKARRVAQEMGLPDPMVRHVEYAALLHDIGKIGIDEAILLKPGKLTPEEYEEMKKHPIIGHQILAPVKYLGPVAQMVLYHQEWFDGRGYPEGLKGEQIPLGARIVACLDAWDAMMSDRPYRKALGRDIALAELKKGAGTQFDPKVVETFMRLELTEWSREPAAH; from the coding sequence ATGGTAGGCTTATTCTGGTGGGCCGCGGGCCTGTGCGTCGTCCTGCTCGCCGCCCTCGCGCTCACCCTTCGCCGGCTCTATTCCTTAGAAGCGTCCCAGCCCGCCCGCCTCCCCGCCCCCCCGCGCGCGCCCGAAGGCTGGAGCAAGCTCGACGAGCTGCTCAACATGCTGCTCGCCCTCCAGGAGAACGGGGTCTCCCACTCGGGCGCCATCTCCCGGGAGGAGTTCGGCCGGGCCGTCCTCGACTGCGCCTGCCAGCTCATGAAGTGCGACCGGGGCTCGGTCATGAACTGGGACGAGAGGGAGGGCTGCCTGAAGATCGTCGCCGCCCGCAGCCTGACGACGGAGAGCTCTCAGAAGCTCTTCCTGCGCCCCGGCGAGGGCGTCGCCGGCAAGGCCTTCGCCTCCGGCCAGCCCATCTTCGTGGCCGACCCGGCCAACGACCCGCGCTACCTCGCCCCCGCGTCCGGCGACGTCGAGCCCTTCGTCTCGATCCCGCTCCTGGTCAAGGGCAAGCCCATCGGCGTGCTCAACCTCCACGCCAAGGTCGGCGCCGAGCCCTTCAGCGACTACAACGTCAAGTTCCTCAGCATACTCGCGGGCGAGGCCGCCGTCATGCTCCACAACATGGACATGTTCGACAACCTCCAGATCTTCTATCTGGAGATGGTCCAGACCTTGGCCCGCGCCGTGGACTCCAAGGACGCCTACACCGCCGAGCACAGCGACCGCGCGCGCGTGAAGGCCCGCCGCGTCGCCCAGGAGATGGGCCTGCCCGACCCGATGGTGCGCCACGTCGAGTACGCCGCGCTCCTCCACGACATCGGCAAGATCGGCATCGACGAGGCCATCCTCCTCAAGCCCGGCAAGCTCACGCCCGAGGAGTACGAGGAGATGAAGAAGCACCCGATCATCGGCCACCAGATCCTCGCCCCCGTCAAATACCTCGGCCCCGTCGCCCAGATGGTCCTCTACCACCAGGAGTGGTTCGACGGGAGAGGCTATCCCGAAGGGCTGAAGGGCGAGCAGATCCCGCTCGGCGCACGGATCGTCGCCTGTCTCGACGCCTGGGACGCCATGATGAGCGACCGCCCCTACCGCAAGGCCCTCGGCCGCGACATCGCGCTGGCCGAGCTCAAGAAGGGCGCCGGCACCCAGTTCGATCCCAAGGTCGTGGAGACCTTCATGCGTCTGGAGCTCACCGAATGGTCGCGCGAGCCGGCGGCGCATTGA
- the rsmI gene encoding 16S rRNA (cytidine(1402)-2'-O)-methyltransferase yields MVARAGGALMLYVVPTPLGNLEDMTARALRTLKESKVVFCEDTRRTRNLMSHFGLGVPLERYDENDPRSVDKLLERVRRGDAVSLVSDGGLPGVSDPGRKAVAAARREGLPVIALPGPCAVATAVAGSGLPGDSFIFLGFLPRTPSKRRKALEASKPLNRTIVLYESPFRVVELLEDVIMSVGASAQVVAVRELSKIHEEWIRGTATSVRDALAAKPEILGEFVIVLHPDPEPSNA; encoded by the coding sequence ATGGTCGCGCGAGCCGGCGGCGCATTGATGCTTTATGTGGTGCCGACGCCGCTGGGTAATTTAGAGGACATGACGGCGCGAGCGTTGCGTACGCTCAAGGAATCGAAGGTGGTGTTCTGCGAGGACACTCGCCGCACCCGCAATCTGATGAGCCATTTTGGTTTGGGCGTGCCCCTCGAGCGTTATGACGAGAACGACCCCCGTTCTGTCGACAAACTTCTCGAACGAGTCCGCCGAGGCGACGCGGTCAGTCTGGTTTCGGACGGCGGATTGCCCGGCGTGTCGGATCCCGGAAGAAAAGCCGTTGCGGCAGCGCGAAGGGAAGGTTTGCCCGTCATCGCGCTGCCCGGTCCCTGCGCCGTCGCGACAGCGGTCGCCGGCTCGGGTTTGCCCGGCGATTCTTTTATCTTTTTAGGTTTCCTACCACGCACTCCGTCCAAGCGCCGCAAGGCGCTTGAAGCTTCAAAGCCGTTAAACCGCACGATCGTTCTCTATGAGTCCCCGTTTCGAGTCGTTGAACTGCTCGAGGACGTCATAATGTCCGTCGGAGCGAGCGCCCAAGTCGTTGCCGTTCGCGAATTGTCCAAGATCCACGAGGAATGGATCCGTGGAACCGCGACGTCCGTCCGCGACGCCCTCGCCGCGAAGCCCGAGATCCTCGGCGAGTTCGTCATCGTTTTACATCCGGACCCGGAGCCCTCCAATGCCTGA